In the genome of Candidatus Deferrimicrobium sp., one region contains:
- a CDS encoding thiamine pyrophosphate-dependent enzyme codes for MSAPGKVGFSKPVYTRPRSLVDVKSHFCPGCHHGTIHKIVAECIDRYGLREKTIGVACVGCAVFLYDYIDVDVVESPHGRAPAVATGVKRAQPDKFVFTYQGDGDLAAIGTSEIIHAANRGENLSVIFVNNTTYGMTGGQMAPTTMLGQKTSTTPYGRDFRGDGYPIKMAELLSGLEGTSYSARVAVSTPAQIRKAKEAVRKAFEMQIAGMGFSIVEFLSTCPTNWGMKPLEAQKRVLGEMSEYFPLGVFKERKQADFA; via the coding sequence ATGAGCGCCCCCGGGAAGGTCGGGTTTTCGAAACCGGTATACACACGGCCACGGAGCCTGGTCGACGTCAAGAGCCATTTCTGCCCGGGCTGTCACCACGGTACGATCCACAAGATCGTCGCGGAATGCATCGACCGGTACGGTCTTCGGGAGAAGACGATCGGTGTGGCATGTGTCGGGTGCGCCGTGTTCCTGTACGATTACATCGACGTCGACGTGGTCGAGTCGCCGCATGGACGCGCTCCCGCGGTGGCGACCGGGGTCAAGCGCGCGCAGCCGGACAAGTTCGTCTTCACGTACCAGGGCGACGGCGACCTGGCGGCGATCGGAACGTCCGAGATCATCCACGCCGCCAATCGTGGGGAGAACCTCTCCGTGATCTTCGTGAACAACACGACGTATGGAATGACCGGGGGACAGATGGCGCCCACCACCATGCTCGGGCAGAAGACCTCCACCACCCCGTACGGGCGCGATTTCCGCGGCGACGGCTATCCGATCAAAATGGCCGAGCTCTTGTCCGGACTCGAGGGGACGTCCTATTCCGCCCGGGTCGCGGTCTCCACCCCGGCCCAGATCCGGAAGGCGAAGGAGGCGGTTCGGAAGGCGTTCGAGATGCAGATCGCCGGGATGGGGTTTTCCATCGTGGAGTTCCTCTCCACCTGCCCGACGAACTGGGGGATGAAGCCGCTGGAAGCCCAGAAACGGGTACTCGGGGAGATGTCGGAATATTTTCCGCTGGGAGTGTTCAAGGAGCGGAAGCAGGCGGACTTCGCATGA
- a CDS encoding 2-oxoacid:acceptor oxidoreductase family protein, translated as MTGDIIMAGFGGQGILMIGNLLALTAMEEGKHVTYFPAYGVEMRGGTANCTVVVSDEEIGSPVVGRPKGLLIMNGPSMEKFLPMLAPGGDLIINSSLVEDRQVTRDDIRLLRVPADDIARNTIGSRQMASMVALGAYVARSGIVKLSTVFECLPKVISKKYEKFIPLNVNALKEGAALAGFHA; from the coding sequence ATGACGGGCGACATTATCATGGCGGGGTTCGGCGGCCAGGGGATCCTGATGATCGGGAACCTGCTGGCCCTCACGGCGATGGAAGAGGGGAAGCACGTCACCTATTTCCCCGCGTACGGGGTGGAGATGCGGGGAGGCACGGCGAACTGCACGGTGGTCGTCTCCGACGAGGAGATCGGCTCCCCCGTGGTCGGGCGCCCGAAGGGACTTCTCATCATGAACGGCCCATCGATGGAGAAGTTCCTCCCCATGCTTGCGCCGGGCGGGGACCTCATCATCAACAGCTCCCTGGTGGAGGATCGGCAGGTGACCCGGGACGATATCCGGCTCCTCCGGGTCCCCGCGGACGATATCGCCCGAAACACGATCGGCAGCAGGCAGATGGCGTCGATGGTCGCCCTCGGAGCGTACGTCGCCCGTTCCGGCATCGTGAAGCTCTCGACGGTTTTTGAATGCCTTCCGAAAGTGATCTCGAAGAAGTACGAAAAGTTCATCCCGTTGAACGTCAACGCATTGAAGGAAGGAGCCGCCCTTGCCGGATTTCACGCGTGA
- a CDS encoding XRE family transcriptional regulator, translating into MPDFTRDETMDDVLSEVARESGEPEKPTGDPEVPVGEHVRAFRESLGMTVQQFAERTGFSAALLTQIENRMVSPSLGTLVKIANTFGTTVSSFIRGKVEREFSIVRKEDRTTVSRVGLKEGGKSTYTYESLGAGKAGRKMEPFLVRLQPLSESPTARSAHDGEEFLYVLSGKVTVCLGDLSDVLEEGDCIYYNSTIPHHVHSADEREALILAVIHAGA; encoded by the coding sequence TTGCCGGATTTCACGCGTGACGAAACGATGGACGACGTCCTGTCCGAAGTGGCCAGGGAGTCGGGGGAACCGGAAAAACCGACGGGAGATCCAGAGGTTCCGGTGGGGGAGCACGTGAGGGCGTTCCGTGAATCCCTGGGCATGACCGTGCAGCAGTTCGCCGAGCGGACAGGATTCTCCGCCGCGCTTCTGACGCAGATCGAAAACCGGATGGTCTCGCCTTCCCTCGGGACGCTCGTGAAGATCGCCAACACCTTCGGAACCACCGTCTCCTCGTTCATCAGAGGAAAGGTGGAGCGGGAGTTCTCCATCGTCCGGAAGGAGGACCGCACCACCGTATCCCGCGTCGGCCTCAAGGAAGGTGGAAAGTCCACGTACACTTACGAATCCCTCGGCGCCGGGAAGGCGGGACGGAAGATGGAACCCTTTCTCGTCCGGCTTCAGCCGCTCTCCGAGTCTCCCACGGCGCGGAGCGCCCACGACGGGGAGGAGTTCCTCTACGTCCTTTCCGGGAAGGTGACGGTGTGTCTCGGGGATCTCTCCGACGTCCTCGAGGAAGGGGACTGCATCTATTACAATTCCACGATCCCGCATCATGTCCATTCCGCGGACGAACGGGAGGCGCTCATTCTTGCGGTGATCCACGCCGGGGCGTAG
- a CDS encoding MerR family transcriptional regulator yields MARVTEGTFAIGEISRLVDLSQRTIRYYEEIGLLHSVRRIENGKRVYTDRDVRRLKFINRLKVLGLSLAEMVELEKIYRKQRNNREILPKLLDILDERAAQIDERVSQLVALKKEIREYQQRLRNKVLESTTQEEPEPTGEEMHT; encoded by the coding sequence ATGGCAAGAGTCACCGAGGGGACGTTCGCGATCGGAGAGATCAGCCGCCTCGTCGACCTGTCGCAGCGCACGATTCGCTACTATGAGGAGATCGGGCTCCTGCACAGCGTCCGCCGGATCGAGAACGGCAAGCGCGTCTACACCGACCGGGACGTCCGTCGGCTCAAGTTCATCAACCGCCTGAAGGTCCTGGGCCTCTCACTCGCAGAGATGGTCGAACTCGAAAAAATCTACCGGAAGCAGCGCAACAACCGGGAGATCCTGCCGAAACTTCTAGATATCCTGGACGAGCGAGCCGCGCAGATCGACGAACGTGTCTCCCAACTCGTGGCGCTGAAGAAAGAGATCCGGGAATACCAGCAGCGCCTGCGGAACAAGGTGCTGGAGAGCACAACCCAGGAAGAACCCGAACCGACCGGAGAGGAGATGCACACATGA